One Methanohalophilus mahii DSM 5219 genomic window carries:
- the galU gene encoding UTP--glucose-1-phosphate uridylyltransferase GalU has translation MDVKKAVIPVAGLGTRFLPVTKSMPKEMLPIIDTPVIHYVVQEAIESGIDDIIFVTGRNKRAIEDYFDGCPELEMHLKNRGKYDMLEMVQEISSMVDIHYIRQKEPNGLGDAIMTARKHVSGDPFAVLLGDDIIVNEKPCTRQLIDVFRKYGRSTIAVEEVPQDKVSSYGIISGSPVDEYLYALDDIVEKPSVEEAPSNIGAIGRYVFTPEIFDCIEQTSKGVGGEIQLTDGIRLLNDSQKVYAHQFTGRRYDSGNKVEYVKAVLDFAMKDDGMREEIQQHLQNLGPITHD, from the coding sequence ATGGATGTAAAAAAGGCCGTAATACCGGTGGCGGGACTGGGGACTCGTTTCTTACCGGTAACAAAATCAATGCCCAAAGAGATGTTGCCGATAATAGATACACCTGTGATTCATTATGTGGTACAGGAAGCCATCGAATCCGGGATCGATGATATCATATTTGTAACCGGGCGCAATAAGCGGGCGATCGAGGATTATTTTGACGGTTGCCCGGAACTGGAGATGCATCTTAAGAATCGGGGTAAGTATGATATGCTGGAGATGGTGCAGGAGATCTCCTCAATGGTGGATATCCATTACATCCGCCAGAAGGAACCCAACGGGCTGGGCGATGCCATCATGACCGCCCGCAAACATGTCAGCGGGGATCCTTTTGCAGTGCTTCTGGGTGATGATATTATTGTCAACGAGAAACCCTGTACCCGTCAGTTAATCGACGTCTTCCGGAAATACGGCCGCTCCACGATCGCGGTGGAGGAAGTGCCACAGGATAAGGTCAGCAGTTACGGGATCATAAGCGGCAGTCCTGTGGATGAATATCTGTATGCCCTGGATGATATCGTGGAAAAACCCTCTGTGGAAGAGGCTCCTTCCAATATCGGGGCCATCGGGCGGTACGTTTTCACTCCGGAGATATTCGATTGCATTGAGCAGACATCCAAAGGTGTGGGTGGCGAGATCCAGCTGACCGACGGGATACGGCTGCTCAACGATTCACAGAAAGTCTATGCCCACCAGTTCACCGGCAGGAGGTATGATTCCGGTAACAAGGTGGAGTATGTGAAGGCAGTTCTGGATTTTGCCATGAAGGATGATGGGATGAGGGAAGAGATCCAGCAGCATTTGCAGAATCTGGGGCCAATCACCCACGACTGA
- a CDS encoding NAD-dependent epimerase/dehydratase family protein, which yields MQTILITGGLGQVGSYLTDRFCRENKVIVLDNTFSPCRHEVPAGVQLVIGDIQGPEAVRLVGQADVVIHTAAQIDVNRSMEQPMFDCENNILGTLNLLEAARQTNLKRFIYFSSAAIYGETLQMPVSENHPTQPLSPYGVSKLTGEQYALMYHRAFNLPISVLRPFNIYSPRQDPSNPYSGVITKFIERTKAGQSPVIFGDGEQTRDFISVHDIVDLVQLLVEKEDAIGKVFNAGTGKQTSVNRLAGIVQHVFDSDLPLEYRQARIGDIRHSVADISAAKTLGFVPKVSLEDGLAEFVKKCEF from the coding sequence ATGCAAACAATCCTCATCACCGGCGGGCTGGGTCAGGTGGGCTCGTATCTGACTGACCGCTTCTGCCGCGAAAACAAAGTAATCGTGCTGGACAACACTTTTTCTCCCTGCAGGCATGAAGTACCCGCAGGAGTACAGCTGGTAATCGGCGACATTCAGGGCCCTGAAGCGGTGCGGCTGGTCGGGCAGGCTGATGTGGTTATTCATACCGCGGCCCAGATCGATGTCAACCGTTCCATGGAGCAGCCAATGTTTGATTGTGAGAATAATATCCTCGGTACCCTCAACCTGCTCGAAGCGGCCCGCCAGACCAATTTAAAACGCTTCATCTATTTCAGTTCCGCTGCCATTTACGGGGAAACGCTACAGATGCCAGTCAGTGAAAACCATCCCACACAACCCCTCTCTCCCTACGGGGTCAGCAAACTCACGGGAGAACAATACGCGCTGATGTATCACCGCGCCTTCAACCTGCCCATTTCAGTGCTGCGTCCCTTCAATATCTACAGTCCCCGTCAGGACCCTTCCAATCCCTATTCCGGTGTGATCACCAAATTCATTGAACGCACAAAGGCCGGCCAGTCTCCGGTCATCTTCGGTGATGGTGAGCAGACCCGTGACTTCATTTCAGTGCATGATATTGTGGACCTGGTGCAACTGCTGGTTGAAAAAGAGGACGCTATCGGCAAAGTCTTCAATGCTGGCACCGGCAAACAGACCTCGGTCAACAGGCTGGCCGGGATCGTACAGCACGTCTTTGACAGTGACCTGCCCCTGGAATACCGGCAGGCCAGGATCGGAGACATCCGCCACAGCGTGGCTGACATCAGTGCTGCGAAAACGCTGGGTTTTGTCCCGAAAGTCTCTCTGGAGGATGGGCTGGCCGAATTTGTGAAGAAATGTGAATTTTAA
- a CDS encoding oligosaccharyl transferase, archaeosortase A system-associated — MTIDYKDKLKSSFLPFTGILLCFLIALYIRTIPAESVFIGENFVRFGGNDPWYHLRNVESILHNFPSMLWFDAYTQYPYGTDQVFAPLFDMFLATIIWIIGMGNPSTELTHTICAYYPSLLGAVIVIPVYFAAKWIFGDRRIGLLAAFLVAIAPGQFLSRSIIGFNDHHVAEALLSTVVAMFLIFGLKRSEEHDLSLASLKENGLAQIKPILPYFLLSGFFLGAYTLTWKGALFFSFIIGVYITAQHIIDHMHGRSSEYLAIGGMAIFGVALIMVLLAPEIGGTKSRQIFGLAAGLVAFPLLSVLSYYMKEKQLSRYYYPLSVAALFGGGILLARMFSESAYALVSSVFSYFMRTGGGLTIAEASPLLMRSGEFTLQPLWYNFGITAIVSFFALLILAYIAIYRRNNREQTFLIVWTVMIIWAMLQQNRFAYYYSVNAAILSAYIGIKVLDLAGWKDIRSPFAETTSNISGWFKQIKPVHALALVLVVLVLAYPSYDLSMQQNQGTGGPNGYWIEATQWMKYNTPDPGLDYYESYEKPPEGQLFSYPDEAYGVMSWWDYGHWLEVIGHRIPNANPFQQGIGGRRNSMDEENRPGASTFFTASSEAEATAVLEAVHPDPEKAGARYVVSDVEMATGKFYAMAAWTLDTDNYYVQAQTNQGTQTVPGERYFNTMEARLHLFDGDGLTQYRMVHETPAANTAEAGYKQVYNALFDGNIEVVNTGYVKIFEYVDGATITGQAPEGEKVTITNTIRTTTGRTFEYSRSTTATDGTYEFVVPYSTEGPVQGQTQFDTAPTGSYEVSFGDTTESVRVSESAVLNGGEIEV, encoded by the coding sequence ATGACAATAGATTATAAAGACAAACTAAAATCTTCCTTTTTGCCCTTTACGGGAATTCTTCTGTGTTTCCTGATAGCACTGTACATTAGAACAATCCCTGCAGAAAGCGTATTTATCGGCGAGAACTTCGTGCGTTTCGGTGGTAACGATCCCTGGTATCACCTGAGAAATGTGGAATCCATTCTGCATAATTTCCCCTCTATGCTCTGGTTTGATGCCTATACCCAGTATCCTTATGGCACTGATCAGGTCTTTGCCCCTCTCTTTGACATGTTCCTTGCCACAATTATCTGGATAATTGGCATGGGAAACCCCTCCACTGAACTCACCCATACAATCTGTGCCTATTATCCGTCCCTGCTGGGTGCTGTGATCGTTATCCCTGTATATTTTGCAGCCAAATGGATTTTTGGTGACAGACGTATCGGTCTGCTTGCCGCTTTCCTTGTTGCCATCGCACCGGGTCAATTCCTCTCCCGATCCATTATTGGATTCAATGATCATCATGTTGCAGAAGCCCTGCTCAGCACGGTTGTTGCGATGTTTCTGATCTTTGGCCTGAAACGCAGTGAAGAACATGATTTGAGTCTGGCTTCCCTGAAGGAAAACGGACTGGCACAGATCAAACCTATTCTCCCCTATTTCCTCCTTTCCGGCTTCTTCCTCGGCGCCTACACCCTCACATGGAAAGGAGCCCTGTTCTTCAGTTTCATAATCGGTGTATACATCACAGCCCAGCACATCATTGACCATATGCATGGCCGATCCAGTGAGTATCTGGCCATCGGTGGCATGGCGATCTTTGGTGTGGCACTTATCATGGTACTGCTTGCACCTGAAATTGGTGGTACCAAATCCCGACAAATATTCGGGTTGGCAGCGGGCCTTGTGGCTTTCCCCCTTCTCTCTGTGCTGTCGTACTACATGAAAGAGAAACAACTCAGTCGCTACTACTATCCACTCTCTGTAGCAGCCCTTTTCGGCGGAGGCATCCTGCTGGCCCGCATGTTCTCTGAATCCGCTTATGCTCTGGTTTCCAGCGTCTTCAGTTACTTCATGCGCACAGGCGGCGGCCTCACCATCGCCGAAGCCTCCCCACTCCTGATGCGCAGCGGTGAATTCACCTTACAACCCCTCTGGTACAACTTCGGAATCACGGCTATAGTCTCCTTCTTTGCCCTGTTGATCCTGGCCTACATTGCCATCTATCGTCGCAACAACCGGGAGCAGACCTTCCTGATCGTCTGGACCGTAATGATCATCTGGGCCATGCTGCAGCAGAACCGGTTTGCCTACTACTACTCGGTCAATGCAGCCATCCTTTCGGCATATATCGGGATCAAAGTGCTGGACCTGGCGGGCTGGAAAGATATCAGGAGTCCTTTTGCTGAAACGACATCCAATATAAGTGGCTGGTTCAAACAGATCAAACCGGTACATGCATTGGCACTTGTACTGGTGGTGCTTGTACTGGCCTATCCGTCCTACGACCTCTCCATGCAGCAGAATCAGGGCACAGGAGGGCCCAATGGCTACTGGATCGAGGCGACGCAGTGGATGAAATACAATACGCCGGATCCCGGTCTGGATTATTATGAAAGCTATGAAAAGCCGCCCGAAGGTCAACTTTTCTCCTATCCCGATGAAGCATACGGTGTGATGTCCTGGTGGGACTACGGCCACTGGCTTGAAGTGATCGGCCACAGGATTCCCAACGCCAACCCCTTCCAGCAGGGTATCGGTGGCCGACGCAATAGTATGGATGAAGAGAACAGACCAGGTGCATCCACCTTCTTCACTGCCTCCTCAGAAGCAGAGGCCACAGCAGTACTGGAAGCCGTACACCCCGATCCTGAAAAGGCAGGGGCACGTTACGTGGTCTCCGATGTGGAGATGGCCACCGGTAAATTCTATGCCATGGCTGCCTGGACCCTGGATACCGATAATTACTATGTGCAGGCCCAGACCAACCAGGGTACCCAGACTGTACCCGGAGAGCGCTATTTCAACACCATGGAAGCCCGGCTGCACCTCTTTGACGGCGATGGTCTCACACAGTACCGTATGGTGCATGAGACCCCGGCTGCCAATACCGCAGAGGCCGGTTACAAGCAGGTTTACAATGCCCTCTTTGACGGCAATATCGAAGTGGTTAATACCGGTTATGTGAAGATCTTCGAGTATGTGGACGGTGCCACCATCACCGGACAGGCACCTGAAGGAGAAAAGGTGACCATCACAAATACCATCCGCACGACCACCGGCAGGACCTTTGAGTACTCCCGGTCCACCACGGCCACAGATGGGACCTATGAATTTGTGGTGCCCTACTCAACCGAGGGTCCGGTGCAGGGACAGACCCAATTCGATACCGCACCCACAGGTTCCTACGAGGTTTCCTTCGGGGATACCACTGAATCTGTGCGGGTAAGCGAATCCGCGGTCCTGAATGGTGGGGAAATAGAGGTTTGA
- a CDS encoding nucleotidyltransferase family protein — translation MASHNNAIDIYKHQLHKMLPELKEKYKVASLAVFGSFVRGEQTNSSDLDVLVEFSETPGLLEFVELENYLSDTLGIKVDLVHKKALKPNIGKNILNEATPL, via the coding sequence ATGGCTTCACATAATAATGCAATAGATATTTACAAACACCAGCTTCACAAGATGTTGCCGGAGTTAAAGGAAAAATATAAGGTCGCCTCTCTTGCTGTATTTGGCTCTTTTGTCAGGGGGGAGCAAACGAACAGCAGTGACCTTGATGTACTGGTTGAATTCAGCGAAACCCCGGGATTGCTCGAGTTCGTTGAGCTTGAAAACTATCTTTCCGATACTCTGGGGATCAAAGTAGATCTTGTGCACAAAAAGGCTTTGAAACCAAATATTGGGAAAAATATACTTAATGAGGCCACACCGCTATGA
- a CDS encoding PGF-pre-PGF domain-containing protein, with amino-acid sequence MKRLSILLLISILIFGVSAAGAFEVTPENPTVGDRITINGTSSADSVKANVEFTKTVSVEDGEYEYRIDDVEIPKGSNTFTVKAEGAEDLNVRVKILFWITKSADASSSGVATVSQSNVPSGDYNIQIDGKAASGANDVDLTITASQNIDVENGEFEGEYNTNGIPPGQFKVTVAGETKTITLKSSGSSSGGSGSSGGGGGGSTPDNSNNNVDAEELITQRVFSDTPVNFQFSDPEVPVKSINLTSAITVMDVPVRIEVLKDVSVMVKKEPSGNVYKHINMWVGNRGFAIAENIKSAKIHFQVENDWIDNNNINPESVVLMHYEEDADQWTRLPTDMISGNEQYTLYKASATHFSPFAIAGETRQTTNTDNQTDSNQTNTTVENVQQNSSETPADSKPGLNAEWILIAGVMAGLVAMVIWKMKNNRQ; translated from the coding sequence TTGAAACGATTGTCCATATTATTACTGATTAGTATCCTGATATTCGGAGTGTCTGCAGCCGGCGCGTTTGAAGTTACTCCTGAAAATCCGACCGTGGGAGATAGAATTACAATAAACGGCACGTCTTCTGCAGATTCGGTAAAGGCCAATGTGGAATTTACCAAGACCGTCTCAGTAGAAGACGGGGAATACGAATACCGCATCGATGATGTAGAAATTCCGAAGGGATCCAATACTTTTACAGTAAAGGCCGAGGGGGCCGAGGATCTGAATGTCAGGGTCAAAATCCTATTCTGGATCACAAAAAGTGCAGATGCATCCTCCTCGGGTGTGGCAACAGTATCCCAATCAAATGTCCCTTCCGGAGATTATAATATACAAATTGACGGCAAAGCTGCATCAGGAGCAAATGATGTAGATCTCACAATTACCGCTTCTCAGAATATAGACGTGGAAAACGGTGAATTTGAAGGAGAATATAACACAAATGGTATTCCCCCAGGACAATTCAAAGTAACTGTGGCAGGGGAGACAAAAACCATCACATTGAAGTCTTCAGGCAGCAGTAGCGGAGGCTCAGGTAGTTCCGGAGGTGGCGGAGGAGGTTCCACTCCGGACAATTCGAATAATAATGTAGATGCAGAAGAACTCATCACACAAAGGGTTTTCAGCGATACGCCCGTAAATTTTCAGTTTTCCGATCCTGAAGTTCCTGTGAAATCAATTAATCTTACATCCGCTATCACAGTAATGGATGTACCTGTAAGAATAGAGGTTTTAAAGGATGTGTCTGTGATGGTCAAAAAAGAGCCATCCGGCAATGTGTATAAGCACATCAACATGTGGGTGGGAAACCGCGGTTTTGCGATTGCCGAAAATATCAAGTCTGCAAAGATCCATTTTCAGGTTGAAAACGACTGGATAGATAATAATAATATCAACCCTGAGTCGGTTGTCTTAATGCATTATGAGGAGGATGCTGACCAGTGGACTCGCCTGCCTACGGATATGATATCAGGGAATGAGCAATATACCCTTTACAAGGCAAGTGCCACTCATTTTTCCCCCTTTGCGATTGCAGGGGAAACCAGGCAAACAACAAATACTGATAACCAAACCGATAGTAATCAGACAAACACCACAGTTGAGAACGTACAACAGAACAGCTCTGAAACACCAGCAGATTCCAAACCGGGTCTGAATGCCGAGTGGATACTCATAGCAGGGGTTATGGCGGGGCTGGTAGCAATGGTGATCTGGAAAATGAAGAATAACAGACAATGA
- a CDS encoding TIGR04279 domain-containing protein: MRELKHSIFVLLLLIASTALIISGSAGAATNDDVIMEMTVDDSTFNFANHESDIDGNWIQLQGGEAFQLPSPMSFTYNGVNNTSFTKKGINISIDLNVDEYSDHKIIYPYETHPMYVTGDDVSFTFDGSESFADKDVEVSLIKTNASGLYSAIDKLMDGEKDDIANLMNSDKNPKNRTLDEKGDCFVNYGSLDPADYIIVIIEDDPTNPLLSATAFTVLDHDSTTEVKDTENGKEVTVSMPNANKSDYIYEAIYIEESEYIEESEYRAEGYMQYNGSRDGLNASVNGVPLLEGLSLTGIDFSNPASSDFKDKITASAGDNKVVIENVSTSETSAILNLNTTGLDEGDYILFTMVRSGGDLLAFNQYPPVSAEEEEDDSVGGSSGGGNSGAAVSAEPYRNVEQREAHGQFIAMNTRAEYNFAQGSTPVDSIIITPLINAGYTSVLVEVLKDTSTRVDTQPPGLIYSNLNILIGSRITEEGIEQATISFGVDKTWLDENDLDPSNIRLLRYTTQWTPLSTTMTGEDEDKVYYTAETPGFSSFAIVADTDSAPVTEPADTEADFTATPVEGQSPLEVTFTAEADNIDSWQWDFGDGNTSTQQNPTHTYEEPGTYTVVLTVEGEGGVDVVEKTDLIEVTEPGKEEGIPGFEAVFAIAGLLAVAGLLRRRKL; the protein is encoded by the coding sequence ATGAGGGAACTAAAACATAGCATCTTTGTATTACTTTTACTTATAGCATCAACTGCATTGATAATTTCTGGATCTGCAGGAGCAGCAACCAACGACGATGTCATTATGGAAATGACAGTGGATGACAGCACGTTTAACTTTGCCAACCACGAGTCTGATATAGACGGCAACTGGATACAATTACAGGGCGGAGAAGCATTCCAGTTGCCATCTCCCATGTCTTTTACCTATAACGGAGTAAATAATACTTCATTCACAAAAAAGGGGATTAATATCAGTATTGATCTGAATGTGGATGAATACTCTGACCACAAAATCATCTATCCATACGAAACACATCCAATGTATGTCACTGGTGATGATGTATCATTTACCTTTGATGGTTCAGAATCTTTTGCCGATAAAGATGTGGAAGTATCGTTGATCAAAACAAATGCTTCCGGATTGTATTCGGCTATTGATAAGCTGATGGATGGAGAGAAAGACGATATTGCAAATTTGATGAATTCTGACAAAAATCCTAAAAATAGAACCCTTGACGAGAAGGGGGATTGCTTTGTGAACTATGGATCTCTTGATCCTGCTGACTATATAATAGTTATCATAGAAGATGATCCCACAAATCCATTACTCTCCGCCACCGCATTCACGGTTTTAGACCATGATTCCACTACAGAAGTGAAAGACACTGAAAACGGAAAAGAAGTTACTGTCAGTATGCCGAATGCCAACAAATCAGATTATATCTATGAGGCAATATACATTGAAGAAAGTGAATACATTGAAGAAAGTGAATACAGGGCAGAAGGATATATGCAGTACAACGGAAGCAGAGATGGGCTCAACGCATCCGTAAACGGCGTACCCCTTCTTGAAGGGCTGTCTCTGACAGGAATTGATTTCTCCAATCCAGCATCATCTGATTTTAAGGATAAAATTACTGCAAGCGCCGGAGATAATAAAGTTGTCATAGAAAATGTAAGCACATCTGAGACCAGTGCAATCCTGAATCTGAATACCACAGGACTTGATGAAGGCGATTATATCCTATTTACAATGGTCAGATCAGGAGGAGATCTGCTTGCCTTCAACCAGTATCCTCCCGTATCTGCAGAAGAGGAGGAGGATGACTCTGTCGGAGGCAGCAGTGGTGGAGGCAACAGTGGAGCTGCTGTAAGTGCAGAACCCTACCGAAACGTTGAACAGAGAGAAGCACACGGTCAATTCATAGCCATGAATACCCGGGCAGAATACAATTTCGCTCAAGGCAGTACCCCGGTGGATTCAATAATAATCACCCCGCTGATCAATGCAGGTTACACCAGTGTGCTGGTAGAGGTACTTAAAGATACCTCCACACGGGTTGATACCCAGCCACCCGGACTCATCTACAGCAATCTTAACATCTTGATTGGTTCCAGAATTACCGAAGAGGGAATCGAACAAGCAACAATTTCCTTCGGCGTGGATAAAACCTGGCTGGATGAAAATGATTTGGACCCTTCAAACATCAGGTTGTTAAGATACACCACACAATGGACACCCCTTTCAACCACAATGACAGGAGAAGATGAAGATAAGGTGTACTATACTGCAGAAACACCGGGCTTTTCCAGTTTCGCAATCGTGGCTGATACGGATTCTGCACCGGTTACAGAACCAGCAGACACAGAAGCGGACTTCACAGCAACTCCTGTAGAAGGACAGAGTCCATTGGAAGTCACCTTTACAGCAGAGGCAGATAATATTGACTCCTGGCAATGGGACTTCGGTGACGGCAATACATCCACACAACAAAACCCCACACACACCTATGAAGAACCGGGAACCTACACTGTTGTGCTGACAGTTGAAGGCGAAGGTGGAGTCGATGTTGTGGAGAAGACAGACCTGATCGAAGTAACCGAACCTGGAAAAGAAGAGGGAATCCCAGGATTTGAAGCAGTCTTTGCCATTGCTGGATTGCTGGCAGTAGCAGGCCTTTTGAGAAGGAGGAAACTGTAA
- a CDS encoding CPBP family intramembrane glutamic endopeptidase, producing the protein MSESHPFKSMDLPGLSGVQLNRNSAVILVPVLLIMLAEMLLFVEMDYLSICIHVALLLGLPLAAIFFDNREITMAFQALMLLPLLRLVNISMPIFFETTLYVFVFIYAPLIIPVYLVAKEQDFTLSLRGFRDVNRMWLVYIFLAILVAILIAQGEYAILASNYLIPDLSFISLLKISLVMVFFVGFIEELIFRFILQTRLADTFGVWPGLIIASLLFGVMHSGYGAPLEVLMTAFAGLILGYMFLRTKSISFVSFTHGFVNVFLFGVIPHLGPGLGLF; encoded by the coding sequence ATGAGTGAATCTCACCCCTTTAAGAGCATGGATCTGCCCGGGCTGTCAGGTGTACAGCTTAACCGCAACTCAGCTGTAATACTGGTGCCGGTATTGCTCATTATGCTGGCAGAAATGTTACTTTTTGTCGAAATGGATTATCTTTCCATCTGTATCCATGTGGCTTTACTTCTCGGCCTGCCTCTGGCGGCCATCTTTTTTGATAACAGGGAAATTACAATGGCGTTTCAGGCCCTGATGTTATTGCCCCTGTTGAGGTTAGTAAATATATCTATGCCTATATTCTTCGAAACAACCCTCTACGTCTTTGTATTCATTTACGCTCCTCTCATAATTCCTGTATATCTGGTTGCAAAAGAACAGGATTTTACACTTTCTTTAAGGGGGTTTAGGGATGTAAACAGGATGTGGTTGGTTTATATCTTTCTGGCAATTCTTGTGGCGATTCTGATTGCCCAGGGAGAGTATGCAATCCTGGCAAGTAATTACCTGATTCCGGACCTGTCATTTATCAGTTTGCTCAAGATTTCTCTTGTAATGGTGTTTTTTGTGGGGTTTATTGAGGAGCTGATTTTCAGGTTCATACTCCAGACCAGACTTGCAGATACCTTTGGAGTATGGCCGGGTCTAATTATAGCCAGTCTTTTGTTTGGTGTTATGCACTCGGGCTATGGTGCCCCTTTAGAAGTGCTTATGACAGCATTTGCAGGACTTATCCTGGGTTATATGTTCCTCAGGACGAAAAGTATCTCTTTTGTTTCTTTTACCCACGGCTTTGTTAATGTATTCCTGTTTGGGGTAATCCCTCATCTGGGTCCCGGATTGGGCCTGTTCTGA
- a CDS encoding DUF1616 domain-containing protein yields MADIKKIPVDIRIVVGLVLLTGVFILIPPLSDSAIRTVLGLPMVLFLPGYALIAALFPKNDDLDGIERVALSFGLSIAVVPLIGLGLNYTPWGIRLMPILISLSIFTIGMCIIAVIRRSNLAEEEAFYVPFRQSYESLKNEFHSESRSRLDRALTIILIISILASVVTLVYVVVTPKQGEQFTEFYILGAGGMADDYPVNYTLGDSGKVIIGVVNHEYENVNYTVDIQLENQSLQTIQQVNLEHNQTWQQPVTVTPPFNGTDMKLQFLLYKNGNYTESYRDLHLWINVSEDTNE; encoded by the coding sequence TTGGCGGATATAAAAAAAATCCCTGTTGACATACGGATTGTTGTAGGCCTGGTACTCCTGACGGGAGTATTTATTCTGATACCCCCACTCAGCGATTCAGCCATACGTACCGTTCTGGGCCTGCCCATGGTATTGTTCCTGCCCGGGTATGCACTGATAGCAGCCCTGTTCCCCAAAAATGATGACCTGGATGGCATTGAACGTGTGGCTTTGAGTTTTGGTCTGAGTATTGCAGTGGTGCCTTTGATAGGTCTGGGTCTGAACTATACACCCTGGGGTATCCGCCTGATGCCTATCCTGATTTCATTATCCATTTTCACAATCGGTATGTGTATCATAGCCGTGATACGCCGCTCCAATCTGGCAGAGGAGGAAGCATTTTATGTACCCTTCAGGCAATCCTACGAGTCTCTCAAAAACGAATTCCATTCCGAATCCCGGTCCCGCCTGGACAGAGCATTGACAATAATCCTGATAATTTCTATTCTGGCTTCGGTAGTGACCCTGGTCTATGTGGTAGTAACCCCCAAACAGGGAGAACAGTTCACCGAATTCTATATCCTGGGAGCAGGAGGTATGGCAGATGACTATCCGGTCAATTATACTCTCGGAGACAGTGGAAAGGTAATTATCGGAGTGGTAAATCATGAATATGAGAACGTCAATTATACTGTTGACATCCAGCTGGAAAATCAATCCCTGCAAACCATACAACAGGTAAACCTTGAGCATAACCAGACCTGGCAGCAACCTGTCACGGTAACCCCGCCGTTTAACGGCACGGACATGAAACTACAGTTTTTGCTTTACAAGAACGGTAACTACACAGAATCTTACAGGGACCTGCATCTCTGGATCAATGTATCGGAGGATACAAATGAGTGA
- a CDS encoding glycosyltransferase has product MNYLLIAAVLFTLIPVITYLIYILAILKPSSSKIHTPDTQPPITVVIPTYNESEVIEHRIKNLKDIDYPTENIHVIVVDDQSTDNTVGLAAEAFKKYDLSGEVIVKEKRTGTNASVNMGVGEATTDFVVTTDADVTFEPDAVNNALGRLLSDEKIGAVCGELEPIARQDSFTTHSEKAYRDVYGRMCSWESCLHSTYCFNGPLIVMRKKAFSPIPETKGASDAGMALRIIRNGYRCLYESSARFYEYITSDMDQQRRQKLRRSARLQEATLHNLGLVSPEYGKFGLFVLPLRFVMFFIAPVSFFLAVILWSVVLGSINLIWGIGVLVLFGLALLSGQWKSNLISSFIWHQIYLLVSLVYMSRGVHVWQAIERKKV; this is encoded by the coding sequence ATGAACTACCTACTCATTGCAGCAGTACTATTCACCCTTATCCCGGTTATTACATATCTTATTTACATCCTGGCCATCCTTAAACCTTCCAGCTCAAAAATCCACACACCGGATACTCAACCTCCGATCACAGTGGTAATTCCCACCTACAACGAAAGTGAGGTCATCGAACACCGTATCAAGAACTTAAAGGACATCGATTATCCCACCGAAAACATCCATGTGATTGTAGTGGATGACCAGTCCACAGATAATACAGTAGGCCTGGCAGCGGAGGCTTTTAAAAAGTATGATCTTTCCGGCGAAGTGATCGTTAAGGAAAAACGTACCGGCACCAATGCTTCGGTGAACATGGGAGTAGGAGAGGCAACTACAGATTTTGTGGTGACCACGGATGCAGATGTCACCTTTGAGCCGGATGCTGTCAATAATGCCTTGGGGAGGTTGCTCAGCGATGAGAAAATAGGGGCAGTCTGCGGGGAACTGGAACCCATTGCCCGGCAGGATTCTTTTACCACACATTCCGAAAAGGCCTACAGGGATGTCTACGGCAGGATGTGCAGCTGGGAAAGCTGCCTGCATTCCACCTACTGTTTCAACGGCCCGCTTATCGTGATGAGAAAAAAAGCCTTCTCCCCTATCCCTGAAACAAAGGGAGCATCCGATGCAGGGATGGCACTGCGCATCATCCGTAATGGGTACCGTTGCCTCTACGAATCCTCAGCCCGTTTCTACGAATACATCACCAGTGATATGGACCAGCAGCGCCGCCAGAAACTCAGGCGCTCGGCCAGATTGCAGGAAGCCACTCTCCACAACCTCGGGTTAGTATCTCCAGAATACGGAAAATTCGGGCTGTTTGTGCTGCCTTTACGTTTTGTTATGTTCTTCATAGCCCCTGTTTCATTCTTCCTGGCAGTGATACTCTGGTCGGTAGTGCTGGGAAGTATCAATTTAATCTGGGGCATCGGAGTATTGGTACTGTTTGGATTAGCGCTGCTGTCCGGGCAATGGAAATCCAACCTTATATCTTCTTTCATATGGCATCAGATCTACCTGCTGGTAAGTCTGGTCTACATGTCCAGGGGAGTACATGTGTGGCAGGCAATTGAAAGGAAGAAAGTATAA